In Xiphophorus couchianus chromosome 24, X_couchianus-1.0, whole genome shotgun sequence, a single genomic region encodes these proteins:
- the igfbp6b gene encoding insulin-like growth factor-binding protein 6b → MPLLSNLTAVVLLLIAHCGSWAGGSRWGPFKVCPSCKDPLGVGRPPRDHDVAGSTTVLAQGEPCGVYTLSCAKGLRCMPPPREHSPLQALLQGRGVCAKHIRTSPTERPHPTGPHPSHFGDLEKAPCRKLLNSVLRGLELTIFQSDRDIYIPNCDTRGFYRKKQCRSSKGMQRGHCWCVDELGAPVPSRAREDGTLLCDGE, encoded by the exons ATGCCTCTCCTTTCTAACTTAACGGCCGTTGTGTTGCTGCTGATCGCCCACTGCGGATCTTGGGCCGGTGGAAGCCGCTGGGGGCCCTTCAAGGTCTGTCCCTCTTGCAAGGACCCCCTGGGGGTGGGCCGGCCCCCGAGGGACCACGACGTCGCCGGCAGCACAACAGTTTTGGCCCAGGGGGAGCCGTGTGGCGTGTACACCCTGAGCTGTGCCAAGGGGCTCCGCTGCATGCCCCCACCCAGAGAGCACAGCCCCCTGCAGGCTCTGTTGCAGGGACGAGGCGTTTGCGCCAAGCACATCAGAACTAGTCCCACCGAGAGGCCCCACCCCACAG GTCCACATCCCTCACACTTTGGTGACCTTGAAAAA GCACCCTGCCGCAAGCTGCTCAACAGCGTCCTGAGGGGTCTGGAGCTGACGATCTTCCAGTCTGACCGCGACATCTACATTCCCAACTGTGACACCCGGGGCTTCTACAGGAAAAAGCAG TGCCGCTCCTCCAAGGGCATGCAGCGTGGCCACTGCTGGTGTGTAGACGAGCTCGGCGCGCCCGTGCCTTCCCGTGCCAGAGAGGATGGCACTTTACTATGCGATGGGGAGTGA